In the Victivallis sp. Marseille-Q1083 genome, one interval contains:
- the ahcY gene encoding adenosylhomocysteinase → MEYQIKDINLADFGRKEISIAEQEMPGLMATRAKYGPQQPLKGIKISGSLHMTIQTAVLIETLVALGAEVRWASCNIFSTQDHAAAAIAADGVPVFAWKGETLEEYWECTYRALTFPDGSGPDQIVDDGGDATLLIHRGVAAENNPDILDEASDSYELQVIDRLLKRVLAEDPRHWHKVAAKVKGVSEETTTGVHRLLQMAERGELLFQAINVNDSVTKSKFDNIYGCRHSLTDGIKRAMDVMLSGKTVMICGFGDVGKGCAEAMRNERARVLVSEIDPICALQACMAGYRVCPVEDALPEADIYVTTTGNCNVITIEHMRHMKDQAIVCNIGHFDNEIEVSKLEREPGVVKEEIKGSSCPVHRFRFADGHSIYLLAEGRLVNLGCATGHPSFVMSNSFTNQTLAQLDIARHPDRKGVFLLDKKLDEEVARLHLDKLGAKLTVLTPEQAAYINVPPEGPYKPESYRY, encoded by the coding sequence ATGGAATATCAGATCAAAGACATCAATCTCGCCGATTTCGGTCGCAAGGAGATCAGTATCGCCGAACAGGAAATGCCCGGATTGATGGCGACCCGGGCCAAATACGGTCCGCAGCAGCCGTTGAAGGGAATCAAAATTTCCGGCAGTCTGCATATGACCATCCAGACCGCCGTTCTGATCGAAACGCTGGTGGCGCTGGGAGCCGAGGTGCGCTGGGCCTCCTGCAACATTTTTTCGACGCAGGATCATGCGGCGGCGGCGATTGCCGCCGACGGCGTGCCGGTGTTCGCCTGGAAGGGGGAAACGCTGGAAGAGTATTGGGAATGCACCTACCGGGCGCTGACCTTTCCGGACGGCAGCGGTCCGGACCAGATCGTCGATGACGGCGGCGACGCGACTCTGTTGATTCATCGCGGCGTCGCGGCGGAAAACAATCCGGATATCCTCGACGAGGCGTCCGACAGTTATGAGCTGCAGGTGATCGACCGGCTGCTGAAACGGGTGCTGGCCGAAGATCCGCGCCATTGGCACAAAGTAGCGGCCAAGGTCAAAGGCGTCTCCGAAGAAACCACCACCGGCGTGCACCGGCTGCTGCAGATGGCCGAACGCGGCGAGCTGCTGTTTCAGGCGATCAATGTCAATGATTCGGTCACCAAGAGCAAATTCGACAACATTTACGGCTGCCGCCATTCGCTGACCGACGGCATCAAGCGGGCGATGGATGTGATGCTTTCCGGCAAGACGGTGATGATCTGCGGTTTCGGCGACGTCGGCAAAGGCTGTGCCGAAGCGATGCGCAATGAACGGGCCCGGGTGCTGGTCAGCGAAATCGATCCGATCTGCGCGCTGCAGGCCTGCATGGCCGGTTACCGGGTCTGTCCGGTCGAGGACGCGCTGCCGGAAGCGGACATTTATGTGACGACCACCGGCAACTGCAATGTCATCACCATCGAGCATATGCGCCATATGAAAGACCAGGCGATCGTCTGCAATATCGGTCACTTCGACAACGAGATCGAAGTGTCCAAGCTGGAACGCGAACCCGGCGTCGTCAAGGAGGAGATCAAAGGCAGCAGCTGCCCGGTGCATCGCTTCCGTTTTGCCGACGGCCATTCGATCTACCTGCTGGCGGAAGGCCGGCTGGTGAATCTGGGCTGCGCCACCGGCCATCCCAGCTTCGTGATGTCCAACAGCTTCACGAACCAGACGCTGGCGCAGCTCGACATCGCGCGGCATCCGGACCGCAAAGGCGTTTTCCTGCTGGACAAAAAACTGGACGAGGAAGTCGCCCGGCTGCATCTCGATAAACTGGGGGCGAAATTGACGGTTCTGACTCCGGAACAGGCAGCCTACATCAACGTGCCGCCCGAAGGGCCGTACAAGCCGGAATCCTACCGCTACTGA
- a CDS encoding branched-chain amino acid aminotransferase, whose product MNIEWEKLGFEFRPTKSNIRYVYDDGKWDDGKLYTTYDITLSVASNCLHYGQAAFEGLKAFRCKDGKVRVFRPEENAKRLNSTCRHILMPEVPEALFLDAVKRVVRDNIDYVPPYGTGGSLYIRPVMIGTTPQIGISSSRRYELILLVVPVGPYYKGGIKPVNAMISDDMDRAAPHGTGHIKIAGNYAASLYPSKVAKEHGCQVALFLDPKTHEFIDEFGTSNFLAITKDGKYVTPKSASVLPSVTNKSLMQLAADLGMPVEQRRINKAELADFTEVGACGTAVVITPIGKIFYRDQVFDYGDTIGPVLKKLYEVMTGTQYGELPDRYGWLMEL is encoded by the coding sequence ATGAACATTGAATGGGAAAAACTCGGATTTGAGTTTCGGCCGACCAAATCCAACATTCGCTATGTCTACGACGACGGCAAATGGGACGACGGCAAATTGTACACCACCTACGACATCACGCTTTCGGTAGCCTCCAACTGTCTGCATTACGGTCAGGCTGCCTTTGAAGGACTGAAAGCCTTTCGTTGCAAAGACGGCAAAGTACGAGTTTTCCGGCCGGAGGAAAACGCCAAGCGCTTGAATTCCACCTGTCGCCATATCCTGATGCCGGAAGTGCCGGAAGCACTGTTTCTCGATGCGGTCAAACGGGTCGTCCGCGACAACATTGATTATGTGCCGCCGTATGGTACCGGCGGTTCGCTGTACATCCGCCCGGTGATGATCGGGACGACGCCGCAGATCGGCATTTCGTCGAGCCGGCGTTATGAATTGATCCTTCTGGTCGTGCCGGTCGGGCCGTATTACAAAGGCGGCATCAAGCCGGTCAACGCGATGATTTCCGACGATATGGACCGGGCGGCGCCGCACGGTACCGGCCACATCAAAATCGCCGGCAATTACGCGGCCAGTCTCTATCCGAGCAAAGTCGCCAAGGAGCACGGCTGCCAGGTGGCGCTGTTCCTCGATCCGAAGACCCATGAATTCATCGACGAATTCGGCACCAGCAATTTCCTGGCGATTACCAAGGACGGCAAATACGTGACGCCGAAATCGGCGTCGGTGCTGCCCAGCGTCACCAACAAGTCGCTGATGCAGTTGGCCGCCGACCTCGGTATGCCGGTCGAGCAGCGCCGTATCAACAAGGCGGAACTGGCCGACTTCACCGAAGTCGGTGCCTGCGGGACGGCGGTCGTCATCACTCCGATCGGCAAAATTTTCTATCGCGACCAGGTTTTCGACTACGGCGACACCATCGGACCGGTGTTGAAAAAGTTGTACGAAGTGATGACCGGCACTCAATATGGAGAACTGCCGGACCGATACGGTTGGCTTATGGAGTTGTGA
- the pal gene encoding peptidoglycan-associated lipoprotein Pal, with product MLFSKVFRGITLSGALLFAAGCGLFDNSTPTEDLYPVPQAEMDPGFNPDDFGNGTFGPGGAGNPETPSPDWGEPTEEGMAYIGMEDLSVLTDINFPVIYFNFDADSLNPSEQAKLDAVAEYMNQAPELYLIVEGHCDERGTNEYNRALGERRAIAVKNYLTGRGMAADHVRTISYGEDKPAVSGHDEAAYAKNRRGELLAAKKIK from the coding sequence ATGCTCTTTTCGAAAGTTTTCCGCGGAATCACGTTGAGTGGTGCCCTGTTATTTGCGGCCGGTTGCGGTCTGTTCGATAATTCAACGCCGACGGAAGACCTCTATCCGGTGCCCCAGGCCGAGATGGATCCCGGCTTCAATCCCGACGATTTCGGCAATGGCACCTTCGGCCCGGGCGGCGCCGGCAATCCGGAAACGCCCAGTCCGGACTGGGGCGAGCCGACTGAGGAAGGCATGGCTTACATCGGCATGGAGGATCTGTCGGTGCTGACCGACATCAATTTCCCGGTCATCTACTTCAATTTCGACGCCGACAGCCTGAACCCGTCCGAACAGGCCAAACTGGATGCGGTGGCCGAATATATGAATCAGGCGCCGGAGCTTTATTTGATCGTCGAGGGGCATTGCGACGAGCGCGGCACCAACGAATACAACCGGGCGCTGGGCGAACGCCGGGCGATTGCGGTCAAGAATTACCTGACCGGCCGCGGCATGGCGGCGGACCATGTCCGGACGATCAGCTACGGCGAGGACAAGCCGGCGGTGAGCGGCCACGATGAAGCCGCTTATGCGAAGAATCGCCGGGGCGAACTGCTGGCCGCCAAAAAGATCAAATAA
- a CDS encoding PAS domain-containing protein has protein sequence MVETATTRGFWRRIMVVGLIWLAMGAMTSLRGEAAAGEPEPKRILYLCSYNAFFRWTRDMVESFQQFWRGEDIPVEIDVVELNVARNPDWKPLARDVEWSRERILSGNYDLVVASGNAAVEMCLEHYEELPETTSLLVAACIGDVGNLPRLPRMTGLLLDFSSVERNIELGMRLLPETGRVVVVTDGGPDGLAVAGHVESLRGRWGDAIELEQINGADCTTGEMLEALESLPSNALIVFDNWWEERTKSFQPFSAVGGRERPAITSPVLVSRDTAFDEGVLGGIMTTGRNYGRETAALAKRILAGGRADDIPFEVGSSQAVFQWPQVERWRPDPAALPSEAIFLNRPPSFLTLYFWPAVAGAATIGGLVLAVVFLAVHYRNNRKLQAVFDLLPVCVTAVDAMGRVRLLQGRDRPVRNEPGRIGHLTDLPAGGEIFQAPVRQVLETMQPVSKEYRRDGRYRYAEFRHLPKKIFGVETVLWVSTDITELHLAREEIVRTAERFRLTLNSIGDGVLATDAEETVTICNPVAARLTGYPVEKIVGRKLDEIFRIVHYPDDGPVESPVARALRTGRTVELANHTDLLAGDGRRYHIADSAAPIVDRAGRIDGAVLVFRDVTQEYEGRDRMQMNNIFLNSAADIAALTYFRCDADGRVLSAREGYEALWRKCGDRPAAVEDWVLPEDLPEFLDGWRRLLAGEKHELRMVYRSAAEGKMRYFEMRAVEDETPVAGRKVYFGIIQDITADKENELKYRDTLTLLQNIMANLPCYIFVKDVDAGLRYLMCNRAFAEIVSHPEEEIIGRTDAEIFGQPENAEKFREDDLKLVQSGRLLDEREQFIAGDGSPHTVRILKCTWRQASGRRLLLGMGLDISTQVRMEEELKENNALLLGILDHLPALIATKDMRDFRYALWNKKAEEITGIPAAEVIGRTDFEIDHFVGDPGRFREEDLEVRASGQLKNIVGALQTVRDGRKYVMQTMKTPLALGDGRSLLLTMSVDITERQRLEEEQRRLTETLQLYAEQQRLVNSCLERILLREDAEEAVSDILSIIGSQIGADRCYICRYDYRRAVCDNTHEWTAAGILSEQNELQGVPIEMTEDWNRLLRCRQLVCCGNLAGEGVPLKSATLELLRRQGIQSIIAAGIWLDEELWGFLGVDFVRSRRAFSEGDRNIIAAAAHIIEIYLERRHGLEELLQSENEKRQIFDNIDTPILLFDADFNFIRANRAAYRAYRAEERAGEQRPCYEIFCKQSAVPDYCPVRKTIETGTVHRRSLHVDNSDYIIVTKPIFDADGKLAYVLESAMDVSELNAQQRRLQAAMEAAQAADRTKSSFLATMSHELRTPLNAVIGFSELMQAGGMTPEEQQDSLKAINFAGNTLLKLINDILDLSKLEADQLEISLQPVDLRKLVQETVQLFKPGCREHRSRIELEVPERLPMLLLDQIRLRQVLLNLIGNAVKFTDDGVIRIGVTLAGPADGSGGVLTLWVSDTGSGIAKAYQESIFEPFKQQHIPGNRIYQGTGLGLPITKRMVAKMGGEISLRSELGEGSTFTVVLRGVQCAEPAPVADARPEKAAPAGLPGGKILIVDDVPMNLKVLAAMLKKLGWEAVACQSAEEALTRAARETPAMVLTDLWMPGMNGGTLAARLAAHPATAGIPVVVITADTQMDFVPAERFAGVLFKPLTLEKLRAAIGNAAGGIAFAERADR, from the coding sequence GTGGTGGAGACGGCGACGACACGGGGTTTCTGGCGTCGAATCATGGTGGTCGGTCTCATCTGGTTGGCGATGGGAGCGATGACATCGTTGCGGGGAGAAGCGGCGGCCGGGGAGCCGGAGCCCAAACGAATCTTGTATCTCTGCTCGTACAATGCCTTTTTCCGGTGGACCCGTGACATGGTGGAAAGTTTCCAGCAGTTTTGGCGCGGGGAGGACATTCCGGTCGAAATCGATGTTGTCGAATTGAACGTCGCGCGCAATCCGGACTGGAAACCGCTGGCGCGTGATGTGGAATGGAGCCGGGAGCGGATTTTATCCGGCAATTACGATTTGGTGGTGGCCAGTGGCAATGCGGCCGTCGAAATGTGCCTCGAACATTACGAGGAGCTGCCGGAAACGACCTCGCTGTTGGTTGCCGCCTGCATCGGCGACGTCGGGAATTTGCCCCGGCTGCCGCGTATGACCGGGCTGTTGTTGGATTTTTCCTCGGTGGAGCGCAATATCGAGCTGGGAATGCGGTTGCTGCCGGAAACCGGGCGGGTGGTGGTCGTCACCGACGGCGGTCCGGACGGCCTGGCGGTTGCCGGGCATGTCGAATCACTGCGCGGCCGCTGGGGGGATGCCATTGAGCTGGAACAGATTAACGGCGCCGATTGCACGACCGGGGAAATGCTTGAAGCGTTGGAATCGTTACCGTCGAATGCCCTGATTGTGTTCGACAACTGGTGGGAAGAGCGGACGAAATCATTTCAACCTTTTTCCGCCGTCGGCGGCCGGGAACGGCCGGCAATAACCTCTCCGGTACTGGTGTCCCGGGATACGGCTTTTGACGAAGGAGTGCTCGGCGGCATCATGACCACCGGCCGCAATTACGGCCGGGAAACCGCCGCGCTGGCAAAACGCATTCTGGCCGGCGGGCGTGCCGATGATATTCCTTTTGAAGTCGGTTCATCGCAGGCGGTGTTCCAGTGGCCGCAGGTGGAGCGCTGGCGGCCGGATCCCGCCGCGCTGCCGTCCGAAGCAATATTTCTGAATCGTCCGCCGTCGTTTTTGACGCTCTATTTCTGGCCGGCGGTCGCCGGAGCGGCGACGATCGGCGGTCTGGTTTTGGCCGTGGTTTTCCTGGCCGTACATTACCGGAACAACCGCAAATTGCAGGCTGTTTTCGACTTGCTGCCGGTCTGCGTGACGGCGGTGGACGCCATGGGACGGGTGCGTCTTTTGCAGGGCCGGGATAGGCCCGTCCGGAATGAACCGGGGCGAATCGGCCATTTGACGGATCTGCCGGCCGGCGGCGAAATTTTTCAGGCGCCGGTCCGGCAGGTATTGGAGACGATGCAGCCGGTCTCGAAGGAATACCGGCGCGATGGTCGGTACCGCTATGCCGAATTCCGCCACTTGCCGAAAAAAATTTTCGGTGTGGAAACGGTTCTGTGGGTGTCGACCGACATCACGGAACTGCACCTGGCCCGGGAGGAGATCGTACGCACCGCGGAGCGTTTCCGGTTGACGCTGAATTCGATCGGCGACGGCGTGCTGGCCACCGATGCCGAGGAAACGGTGACGATCTGCAATCCGGTTGCCGCCCGGCTGACTGGGTATCCGGTCGAAAAGATCGTTGGCCGGAAACTCGATGAAATTTTCCGTATCGTCCATTATCCGGACGACGGGCCGGTCGAATCGCCGGTGGCCCGGGCGCTGAGGACCGGCCGGACCGTTGAATTGGCCAACCATACCGATCTGCTTGCCGGCGACGGCCGGCGGTATCATATCGCCGACAGCGCCGCGCCGATCGTCGACCGGGCGGGACGGATCGACGGGGCGGTGCTGGTATTCCGCGATGTGACGCAGGAATACGAAGGGCGGGACCGGATGCAGATGAACAATATTTTCCTGAACAGCGCCGCCGACATTGCCGCTTTGACTTATTTTCGCTGCGATGCCGACGGCCGGGTGCTTTCCGCCCGGGAAGGGTATGAGGCGCTCTGGCGGAAATGCGGCGACCGGCCGGCGGCGGTCGAGGACTGGGTGCTGCCGGAGGATTTGCCGGAATTTCTGGACGGCTGGCGCCGGCTGCTGGCTGGCGAGAAACATGAATTGCGGATGGTCTACCGTTCCGCCGCCGAGGGGAAAATGCGTTATTTTGAAATGCGGGCGGTGGAGGACGAAACGCCGGTTGCCGGCCGGAAAGTCTATTTCGGCATCATTCAGGATATTACCGCCGACAAGGAGAATGAACTGAAATACCGCGATACGCTGACGTTGCTGCAGAATATCATGGCCAATCTGCCCTGTTACATTTTTGTCAAAGATGTGGATGCCGGATTGCGTTACCTGATGTGCAACCGGGCGTTTGCCGAGATCGTCTCCCATCCGGAGGAGGAGATCATCGGCCGGACCGACGCGGAAATCTTCGGCCAGCCTGAAAATGCGGAAAAATTCCGGGAGGACGACCTGAAACTGGTGCAATCCGGCCGGTTGCTCGATGAACGGGAACAGTTCATCGCCGGTGACGGCAGTCCGCATACCGTGCGGATCCTGAAATGCACCTGGCGCCAGGCCAGCGGCCGGCGTTTGCTGCTCGGCATGGGGTTGGATATTTCCACGCAAGTCAGGATGGAAGAGGAGCTGAAGGAGAACAACGCGCTGCTGTTGGGAATACTGGATCATCTGCCGGCGCTGATTGCCACGAAGGATATGCGGGATTTCCGCTACGCGCTCTGGAATAAAAAGGCCGAGGAGATCACTGGAATTCCGGCTGCCGAGGTGATTGGCCGGACTGATTTCGAGATCGACCATTTCGTCGGCGATCCCGGACGGTTCCGGGAGGAGGATCTCGAAGTGCGTGCCAGCGGGCAACTGAAAAATATCGTCGGGGCGCTTCAGACGGTGCGGGACGGCAGGAAGTATGTTATGCAGACGATGAAAACGCCGCTGGCGCTCGGCGACGGCCGGTCGCTGCTGTTGACGATGTCGGTGGACATTACCGAACGGCAGCGCCTGGAGGAGGAGCAGCGGCGCCTGACCGAAACGCTGCAGTTGTATGCGGAGCAGCAGCGGCTGGTCAACAGTTGTCTGGAGCGGATTCTGCTGCGGGAGGATGCCGAAGAGGCCGTCTCCGATATCCTGAGCATCATCGGCAGCCAGATCGGTGCCGACCGCTGTTATATTTGCCGATACGATTACCGGCGTGCCGTTTGCGACAACACTCACGAATGGACGGCCGCTGGCATTCTGTCGGAACAAAACGAATTGCAGGGGGTCCCGATTGAGATGACCGAAGACTGGAACCGGCTGCTGCGTTGCCGGCAACTGGTCTGCTGTGGCAATCTGGCCGGAGAAGGAGTGCCGCTGAAAAGCGCGACGCTCGAATTGCTGCGCCGGCAGGGCATTCAGTCGATCATCGCCGCCGGCATCTGGCTGGATGAGGAGCTGTGGGGCTTTCTGGGCGTGGACTTTGTCCGGAGTCGCCGGGCGTTTTCAGAGGGCGACAGGAACATCATCGCCGCCGCGGCGCATATCATTGAAATTTATCTGGAGCGGCGGCACGGCTTGGAGGAACTGCTGCAGAGCGAAAACGAGAAACGGCAGATTTTCGACAACATCGATACGCCGATTCTGCTGTTCGACGCCGATTTCAATTTCATCCGGGCCAACCGGGCCGCCTATCGCGCCTACCGGGCGGAGGAGCGAGCGGGTGAACAACGGCCGTGCTATGAGATTTTCTGCAAGCAGTCGGCGGTGCCGGACTATTGCCCGGTCAGAAAGACGATCGAAACCGGAACGGTGCACCGGCGGTCGCTTCATGTCGACAATTCCGATTATATCATTGTCACCAAACCGATTTTCGATGCCGACGGCAAACTCGCTTATGTGCTGGAGAGTGCCATGGACGTTTCCGAACTGAACGCCCAGCAGCGGCGGCTGCAGGCGGCGATGGAGGCGGCGCAGGCGGCCGACCGCACCAAGAGTTCTTTCCTGGCGACGATGAGCCATGAATTGCGGACGCCGCTGAATGCGGTGATCGGTTTCAGCGAATTGATGCAGGCTGGCGGGATGACGCCGGAGGAACAGCAGGACAGCCTGAAAGCGATCAATTTCGCCGGCAATACATTGCTCAAGCTGATCAACGACATCCTTGATTTGTCGAAACTGGAAGCCGACCAGTTGGAAATTTCGCTGCAGCCGGTCGATCTGCGTAAATTGGTTCAGGAGACGGTGCAGTTGTTCAAACCGGGCTGCCGGGAGCACCGCAGCCGAATCGAGCTGGAAGTGCCGGAGCGGTTGCCAATGCTGCTGCTCGACCAGATCCGTTTGCGCCAGGTGCTGCTCAATCTGATCGGCAATGCGGTGAAGTTTACCGATGACGGCGTCATCCGCATCGGCGTAACGCTGGCAGGTCCGGCCGACGGCTCCGGCGGCGTGCTGACGCTATGGGTCAGCGATACCGGGTCCGGTATTGCCAAAGCCTACCAGGAGAGCATCTTCGAGCCGTTCAAGCAGCAGCATATTCCCGGCAACCGGATTTATCAGGGTACCGGGCTGGGTTTGCCGATCACCAAACGGATGGTTGCCAAAATGGGCGGTGAAATTTCGTTGCGGAGCGAGTTGGGCGAAGGCAGCACCTTTACCGTCGTGCTGCGGGGCGTACAGTGTGCCGAGCCGGCGCCGGTGGCGGACGCGCGGCCGGAAAAAGCCGCCCCGGCCGGCCTGCCGGGCGGGAAAATCCTCATCGTCGACGATGTGCCGATGAATTTGAAGGTATTGGCGGCAATGTTGAAAAAACTGGGTTGGGAAGCGGTCGCCTGCCAGTCGGCGGAGGAGGCGCTGACCCGGGCGGCCCGGGAAACTCCGGCAATGGTGCTGACCGATCTGTGGATGCCGGGAATGAACGGCGGCACGCTGGCGGCCCGGCTGGCGGCCCATCCGGCGACGGCGGGAATTCCGGTCGTCGTCATCACGGCGGACACCCAGATGGATTTTGTGCCGGCGGAGCGTTTTGCCGGCGTTCTGTTCAAGCCGCTGACGCTGGAAAAACTCCGGGCCGCCATCGGCAATGCCGCCGGCGGTATCGCTTTTGCCGAGCGTGCCGACCGGTAA
- the metK gene encoding methionine adenosyltransferase produces MSKINVEHVFTSESVSEGHPDKVCDQISDAILDACLAQDPESRVACETLATTDLVVISGEITTNAVVNWQDVALRVIRKIGYVDHNVGFCADNCKVMVCIHRQSPDISMGVTAETSRSREQGAGDQGMMFGYASNETAELMPATILYAHKIVEELARLRKSEPEKYNFLRPDSKSQVSIRYRNGKPVAVETVVVSHQHTPEMKLEALEQLVREVVRKVIPAELLNDHIKYYINPTGRFEIGGPHGDTGLTGRKIIVDTYGGVGSHGGGAFSGKDPSKVDRSAAYMCRYIAKNIVAAGLADKCEVQVAYAIGVAEPLSINVDTYGTGKLSNDTCLEKVIREVFSLRPTAILEALQLKYPAANHWSYEDAAAYGHFGRPQFPWEKTDKVEAVKAAAAKYL; encoded by the coding sequence ATGAGCAAAATCAACGTTGAACACGTTTTCACCTCCGAATCCGTCTCGGAAGGACATCCCGATAAAGTCTGCGATCAGATCTCCGACGCGATCCTCGACGCCTGCCTGGCGCAGGACCCGGAAAGCCGGGTCGCCTGCGAAACGCTGGCGACGACCGACCTGGTCGTCATCTCCGGTGAAATCACCACCAACGCCGTCGTCAACTGGCAGGACGTGGCGCTGCGGGTCATCCGCAAAATCGGCTATGTCGACCACAATGTCGGTTTCTGCGCCGACAACTGCAAGGTGATGGTCTGCATCCACCGGCAGTCGCCGGATATTTCGATGGGCGTTACGGCGGAAACCAGCCGGAGCCGGGAACAGGGCGCCGGCGACCAGGGCATGATGTTCGGCTATGCCAGCAACGAAACTGCGGAGCTGATGCCGGCGACGATCCTCTATGCGCATAAAATCGTTGAAGAACTGGCGCGGCTGCGCAAGAGCGAACCGGAAAAGTACAATTTCCTGCGTCCGGATTCCAAGAGCCAGGTGTCGATCCGTTACCGCAACGGCAAGCCGGTGGCGGTGGAAACCGTCGTCGTTTCCCACCAGCATACCCCGGAGATGAAACTGGAGGCGCTGGAACAGTTGGTGCGCGAAGTCGTCCGTAAAGTCATTCCGGCCGAATTGCTGAACGATCACATCAAATATTACATCAACCCGACCGGCCGGTTTGAAATCGGCGGGCCGCACGGCGACACCGGCCTGACCGGCCGCAAGATCATCGTCGACACCTATGGCGGCGTCGGTTCGCACGGCGGCGGCGCTTTCTCCGGCAAAGATCCGTCGAAGGTCGACCGCTCGGCCGCTTATATGTGCCGCTACATCGCCAAAAACATCGTGGCGGCCGGCTTGGCCGACAAGTGCGAAGTACAGGTCGCGTACGCGATCGGAGTCGCCGAACCGTTGAGCATCAATGTCGACACCTACGGCACCGGCAAGCTGTCGAACGACACCTGTTTGGAAAAAGTCATTCGCGAAGTGTTCAGTCTGCGCCCGACCGCCATCCTGGAAGCGCTGCAGCTCAAATATCCGGCGGCCAACCATTGGTCCTACGAGGATGCCGCCGCTTACGGCCATTTCGGCCGGCCGCAGTTTCCGTGGGAAAAGACCGACAAGGTCGAAGCCGTCAAAGCCGCGGCGGCCAAATATCTGTGA
- a CDS encoding adenosine kinase, translating into MKTTAMRVLGVGSPLLDLLARVEEPFLEKVPGAKGGMELLAPEVMDRLLEQLADEYAVVPGGAAGNTVFGLARLGVPVGMLGKTGKDAYGEIYRSSLVRLGGSESAFFETDQLPTGRCLALITPDGERTMRTFFGASSDLTAEEVETVDFSAYDLVYIEGYQLFHQAMIEAVFRQAKAAGCRIGLDLASFEVVGLFRERLLELLKEYVDLVFANEDEATALLGDKPAEQQARELARFCEIAAVKLGPRGSLIASGDMLCHVPADVVKAVDTTAAGDLWASGFLFGYLHGRPLSECGRYASMTAREVVQVVGSKIPEQRWEALCRSFQPYNN; encoded by the coding sequence GTGAAAACGACGGCGATGCGGGTGTTGGGAGTCGGCTCGCCGCTGCTGGACTTGCTGGCGCGGGTGGAAGAGCCGTTTCTGGAGAAAGTGCCCGGTGCCAAAGGCGGCATGGAGCTGCTGGCGCCGGAAGTGATGGACCGGCTGCTCGAACAGTTGGCGGATGAATACGCCGTCGTGCCGGGCGGCGCCGCCGGCAATACGGTTTTCGGCCTGGCCCGGCTCGGCGTGCCGGTCGGCATGCTGGGCAAAACCGGCAAAGATGCTTACGGCGAAATTTATCGCAGCAGCCTGGTCCGGCTGGGCGGCTCCGAATCTGCGTTCTTCGAGACGGACCAACTGCCGACCGGCCGTTGTCTGGCTTTGATTACACCGGACGGCGAACGGACGATGCGGACATTTTTCGGCGCCTCGTCGGATTTGACCGCCGAGGAGGTCGAAACGGTGGACTTCTCCGCTTACGACCTGGTTTATATCGAAGGTTACCAGTTGTTTCATCAGGCGATGATCGAAGCGGTTTTCCGGCAAGCCAAAGCGGCCGGCTGCCGGATCGGCCTGGATCTGGCGTCGTTCGAAGTCGTCGGCCTGTTCCGGGAACGGCTGCTGGAGCTGTTGAAGGAATACGTCGATCTGGTATTCGCCAACGAGGACGAAGCGACGGCGCTGCTCGGAGACAAACCGGCAGAGCAGCAGGCGCGGGAACTGGCGCGGTTCTGTGAAATCGCGGCGGTAAAACTGGGGCCGCGCGGCTCGTTGATCGCCTCCGGCGACATGTTGTGCCATGTCCCGGCCGATGTGGTCAAGGCGGTCGATACCACCGCGGCCGGAGATTTGTGGGCCAGCGGTTTTCTTTTCGGCTACCTTCACGGCCGGCCGCTGAGTGAGTGCGGCCGCTATGCGTCGATGACGGCCAGGGAAGTGGTGCAGGTAGTCGGCTCGAAGATCCCGGAACAGCGCTGGGAAGCGTTGTGCCGGAGCTTCCAGCCTTACAATAATTGA